In Alkalihalobacillus sp. TS-13, the following are encoded in one genomic region:
- a CDS encoding SGNH/GDSL hydrolase family protein — MLRLQYFILATGIIIFLSLCIAAFDVDSSNGSEQDKGNWIGAWTASMQQPGEDGVSKQGFEDQTIRMIIKPNMDGKKLRIRMANTFNSDSLTIEEVHVARVKTGAETVSGSDKQVTFEGDQKVTIPAGNRTFSDPIPFNVKSDEKLAVSIYVKEKSGPATWHPRSMQTNYISEPGNHSSNTDDKAFKKKEDAWFWMDGIDVIPDTKVDGSVVVLGSSIANGNHSKMDADHRWPDFLAKRFNEESETKMSVLNAGVSANHLINSSSDKGENAFARLEQDVFSQTGVKAVILNQGLNDIRHHPEYDSDKIIERMQEIIDASHDKGLKIYGGTLTPFKGSGMYTPEKENTRQEVNEWIRNSGAFDGVIDFDKALRDQDDPARYNPKYDAGDHLHPNDDGYKRMAEIVDLSKFN, encoded by the coding sequence ATGTTACGTTTACAATACTTTATTCTCGCAACTGGAATCATCATTTTCCTTTCATTATGTATAGCTGCATTTGATGTTGACTCTTCAAACGGAAGCGAGCAGGATAAAGGAAATTGGATTGGTGCTTGGACGGCAAGTATGCAACAACCTGGTGAGGACGGCGTGTCCAAACAAGGCTTTGAAGATCAAACGATCCGGATGATCATCAAACCAAATATGGACGGAAAAAAGTTGAGAATTCGAATGGCAAATACTTTTAATTCAGATTCGCTTACGATTGAAGAGGTACATGTTGCGCGTGTGAAAACTGGTGCAGAGACTGTTTCTGGATCTGATAAGCAAGTCACTTTTGAAGGAGATCAAAAGGTAACGATTCCTGCAGGGAATAGGACATTTAGCGACCCTATCCCGTTTAATGTGAAAAGTGATGAAAAACTTGCGGTGAGTATTTATGTTAAAGAGAAGTCAGGTCCTGCAACATGGCATCCTCGTTCGATGCAGACGAACTATATTTCAGAACCGGGTAATCATAGTTCAAATACGGATGATAAGGCGTTTAAGAAAAAAGAAGATGCCTGGTTCTGGATGGACGGCATTGATGTCATACCCGATACAAAGGTTGACGGTTCCGTTGTTGTCTTAGGAAGTTCTATCGCGAATGGCAATCATTCTAAAATGGATGCAGACCATCGGTGGCCAGATTTTTTAGCCAAAAGGTTCAATGAAGAATCAGAAACGAAGATGTCTGTCCTGAATGCAGGAGTTTCGGCTAATCATTTGATCAATAGTTCTTCTGATAAAGGGGAGAATGCGTTTGCGAGACTTGAGCAGGATGTGTTCAGCCAAACAGGAGTCAAGGCAGTAATTTTGAATCAGGGCCTGAATGATATAAGGCATCATCCAGAGTATGATTCAGATAAAATCATCGAAAGAATGCAGGAAATCATTGATGCTTCTCATGATAAAGGCTTAAAAATTTATGGCGGGACGTTGACCCCTTTTAAGGGTTCAGGGATGTATACACCGGAAAAGGAAAACACCCGTCAGGAAGTAAATGAGTGGATCCGAAACAGTGGAGCCTTCGATGGTGTGATTGACTTTGACAAAGCACTAAGAGATCAAGACGATCCTGCACGTTACAATCCGAAATATGATGCTGGTGATCATCTCCATCCGAATGATGACGGCTATAAAAGGATGGCAGAAATCGTAGACCTATCCAAATTCAATTAG
- a CDS encoding 3-hydroxyacyl-CoA dehydrogenase NAD-binding domain-containing protein has translation MIGKEIALQFANKGGKVTIIDVNEKALVETVAKYKEKGYDNYTKVVNVVEAEEVIDTVEGVSFGSCRKTSGYRKYFSVFCR, from the coding sequence ATGATCGGAAAAGAAATAGCACTACAGTTTGCAAATAAGGGAGGCAAGGTAACGATAATAGATGTGAATGAAAAAGCATTAGTGGAAACAGTTGCGAAATATAAAGAAAAAGGTTATGACAATTATACGAAAGTCGTTAATGTTGTTGAAGCCGAGGAAGTAATAGATACAGTGGAAGGAGTATCCTTTGGGTCGTGTAGGAAAACCAGTGGATATCGCAAATACTTCAGCGTTTTTTGTAGATGA
- a CDS encoding alpha/beta-type small acid-soluble spore protein, whose protein sequence is MARNKLLVPGAKNAMEQLKEETANEMGIQPGADTTSRENGAVGGQMTKRLVGMAEQQLSNNKQQ, encoded by the coding sequence ATGGCAAGAAACAAACTTTTGGTACCTGGTGCGAAAAATGCTATGGAGCAGCTGAAAGAAGAAACCGCCAATGAAATGGGGATTCAACCTGGTGCAGATACTACCTCACGTGAAAATGGTGCTGTCGGTGGTCAAATGACTAAACGTCTAGTCGGGATGGCCGAACAGCAATTAAGCAACAATAAACAACAGTAA
- a CDS encoding DUF72 domain-containing protein: MIEIGLTGWGDHDSLYPADIRSNEKLQTYSSFFPTVEIDSAFYAVQPVKNYEKWVKETPERFSFVVKAYQGMTGHSRGDIPFSSEEEMYRLYKESIKPLQAADKLKMVLFQYPPWFDCNRDNVDLLRQTKERMEGIPVALEFRHQSWFHPSFKDRTLAFMKEEGWIHSICDEPQSGAGSIPTVLEPTNTEHTLVRFHGRNVHGWQKKGNPNWRDVRYLYRYNEEELIEWKEKLLQLEKPGHEVTALFNNNSGGDAADNARQMVELLGIDYEGLAPRQLDLF, encoded by the coding sequence ATGATTGAGATTGGCCTGACTGGGTGGGGCGACCATGACTCCCTTTATCCAGCAGATATCAGATCAAATGAAAAGTTGCAGACTTACAGTAGTTTCTTCCCGACAGTTGAGATCGATTCGGCTTTTTACGCTGTCCAGCCAGTGAAGAACTACGAAAAATGGGTCAAGGAAACACCAGAGCGTTTTTCATTCGTTGTCAAAGCGTACCAGGGGATGACAGGGCACTCGAGGGGCGACATCCCTTTTTCAAGTGAAGAAGAAATGTACCGTTTATATAAAGAGTCGATCAAACCTTTGCAGGCAGCGGACAAACTGAAAATGGTCCTTTTCCAATATCCGCCCTGGTTTGATTGCAACCGGGATAACGTCGATTTACTTAGGCAGACAAAGGAACGGATGGAGGGCATCCCAGTCGCGCTTGAATTCCGACACCAATCCTGGTTTCATCCTTCTTTCAAGGATCGGACATTGGCGTTCATGAAGGAAGAGGGCTGGATCCACAGCATTTGTGATGAACCGCAATCAGGAGCAGGATCGATACCGACTGTACTTGAACCAACAAATACAGAGCATACGTTGGTTCGATTCCATGGCCGGAATGTTCATGGCTGGCAAAAGAAAGGGAATCCGAACTGGCGGGACGTGCGATATCTTTATCGTTACAATGAGGAAGAGCTCATAGAATGGAAAGAAAAGCTTCTGCAGCTTGAAAAGCCGGGGCATGAAGTGACTGCCTTGTTTAATAACAATTCCGGTGGAGATGCAGCAGATAATGCAAGGCAAA
- the msrA gene encoding peptide-methionine (S)-S-oxide reductase MsrA has translation METAIFGAGCFWGVESFFEKFVGVVSTRVGYIGGTVENPTYEQVKTGETGHAEAVKIQYDPSLISYYELLNTFFEVHDPTARNRQGIDIGHQYRSVIFYTNPNQKFIAEEKINELTEKAVFKLPIVTEVEKAPTFYDAEEYHQKYLQKNGAVACGM, from the coding sequence ATGGAAACAGCTATTTTTGGAGCTGGATGCTTTTGGGGTGTTGAATCATTCTTTGAAAAATTTGTAGGTGTTGTTTCAACACGCGTAGGTTATATAGGCGGTACAGTCGAAAACCCGACATATGAACAAGTGAAGACTGGAGAAACAGGACATGCGGAGGCGGTCAAGATACAATACGATCCTTCCTTGATTTCATATTATGAACTACTCAACACATTCTTTGAAGTACATGACCCGACCGCTCGGAATCGGCAAGGTATTGATATTGGACATCAATATCGTTCAGTCATTTTTTATACAAATCCCAATCAAAAATTTATAGCCGAAGAGAAGATCAACGAATTAACGGAAAAAGCAGTATTCAAGCTTCCGATCGTGACTGAAGTTGAAAAAGCTCCTACCTTCTATGACGCAGAGGAATATCATCAGAAATATTTACAGAAAAATGGTGCGGTCGCTTGCGGTATGTAA